The following proteins come from a genomic window of Pseudomonas sp. WJP1:
- a CDS encoding OprD family porin, whose protein sequence is MALALLPSAQAESGGFFEDSKTSLLLRNYYFNRDFNDPGASKSKIEEWAQGAILKFSSGYTPGLLGFGLDGIAMLGVKLDSGPQRSGSELLPVHDDGHSADNYGRAGVAAKMRLSETELMLGELMPDIPLLRYDDGRLLPQTFQGTMLVSRELPGLNLQAGRYTDVSLRNSSNMQDLSAWAAPTVMSDGFNYAGAEYRFNEQQTLVGAWYSQLEDIYQQSYLNLLHKQKFGDWTLGANLGYFVDKDDGSALIGNVQSHTAYGLFSANLGGHTLYLGLQKVSGDTGWMSVYGSSGRTLGNDMFNGNFSNADERSWQARYDYNFVAVGIPGLLLMTRYGHGDDATTKAGSNGKEWERDTEVSYTLQSGALKNLSVRINNATNRRSFNSDFDQTRVIVSYPLSL, encoded by the coding sequence ATGGCGCTTGCCCTGTTACCTTCGGCGCAAGCCGAAAGCGGCGGCTTTTTCGAAGACTCCAAGACCAGCCTGCTGCTGCGCAATTACTACTTCAATCGTGACTTCAACGATCCTGGCGCCAGCAAGAGCAAGATCGAAGAATGGGCCCAGGGCGCGATTCTCAAATTCAGTTCCGGTTACACCCCCGGCTTGCTCGGTTTTGGCCTGGACGGCATAGCGATGCTTGGCGTCAAGCTCGACAGCGGCCCGCAACGCAGCGGTTCGGAGCTGCTACCGGTGCACGACGATGGTCACTCCGCCGACAACTACGGGCGCGCCGGGGTGGCGGCAAAAATGCGCTTGTCCGAGACGGAGCTGATGCTGGGTGAGCTGATGCCGGATATTCCGCTGTTGCGCTACGACGACGGGCGCCTGCTGCCACAGACCTTCCAGGGCACCATGCTGGTGTCCCGCGAGCTCCCTGGCCTGAACCTGCAGGCAGGTCGATACACCGACGTGAGCCTGCGCAACTCCTCGAACATGCAAGACCTCTCGGCCTGGGCGGCGCCTACCGTCATGTCGGACGGTTTCAACTATGCGGGCGCCGAGTACCGCTTCAACGAACAACAGACCCTGGTCGGCGCCTGGTATTCGCAGCTCGAAGACATCTATCAGCAAAGCTATCTGAACCTGCTGCATAAACAGAAATTCGGTGACTGGACCCTCGGCGCGAACCTGGGCTATTTCGTCGACAAGGATGACGGCAGCGCCCTTATCGGCAACGTGCAAAGCCATACCGCCTACGGGCTGTTCTCGGCCAACCTGGGGGGCCACACCCTGTACCTGGGGCTGCAAAAGGTCAGCGGCGACACCGGCTGGATGTCCGTGTATGGCAGCAGTGGCCGCACCCTGGGCAATGACATGTTCAACGGCAACTTCAGTAACGCCGATGAGCGTTCGTGGCAGGCTCGCTACGATTACAACTTCGTCGCCGTCGGCATCCCCGGCTTGCTGCTGATGACCCGCTACGGCCACGGCGACGACGCCACCACCAAGGCCGGCAGCAACGGCAAGGAATGGGAACGCGACACCGAGGTCAGCTACACCCTGCAAAGTGGCGCGCTGAAAAACCTCAGCGTGCGAATCAACAACGCCACCAACCGTCGCAGTTTCAACAGCGACTTCGATCAGACCCGCGTGATCGTCAGCTACCCACTGTCACTCTGA
- a CDS encoding MFS transporter codes for MSVDLKSVVDERPMAHFQWLAVGICIVLNMIDGFDVLVMAFTASSVSAEWGLNGAQIGLLLSAGLFGMAAGSLFIAPWADRFGRRPLILFCLLLSGIGMLLSALSQTPLQLALLRGLTGLGIGGILASSNVIASEYANKRWRGLAVSLQSTGYALGATLGGLLSVWLLTHFGWRSVFLFGGAVTLAVIPLVLLYLPESLDFLIARRPANALARINRLAARLGQPALRELPVALSAPTSGRGRLAQLLSPDSRRTTLLIWLLFFLVMFGFYFVMSWTPKLLVSAGLSAQQGISGGVLLSVGGIFGAALIGGLASRWRLTRVLSLFMLITAGLLVLFVGSASSVAMALGLGLLIGLFSNGCVAGLYALSPIVYDASVRTTGVGWGIGIGRIGAILSPTVAGLLLDSGWQPLHLYGVFAVVFVIAAAVLLALRPGAQPQPGAQLSQA; via the coding sequence ATGAGTGTCGATCTCAAGAGCGTGGTAGATGAACGCCCCATGGCGCACTTCCAATGGTTGGCCGTGGGCATCTGTATTGTCCTGAACATGATCGATGGCTTCGACGTGCTGGTGATGGCCTTCACGGCCTCCTCGGTGTCCGCCGAATGGGGCTTGAACGGCGCGCAGATCGGGCTGCTGTTGAGTGCCGGGCTGTTTGGCATGGCGGCGGGCTCTTTGTTCATCGCGCCATGGGCGGATCGCTTTGGTCGTCGCCCTCTGATCCTGTTTTGCTTGCTGCTCTCGGGGATCGGCATGCTGTTGTCGGCGCTGAGCCAGACGCCGCTGCAACTGGCGCTACTGCGCGGGCTGACCGGCTTGGGTATCGGCGGGATCCTGGCCAGCAGCAACGTGATTGCCAGTGAATACGCCAACAAGCGCTGGCGCGGGCTGGCGGTAAGCCTGCAATCGACCGGTTATGCCTTGGGTGCGACCTTGGGCGGGCTGTTGTCGGTGTGGTTGCTGACGCACTTTGGCTGGCGCTCGGTGTTCCTGTTCGGTGGCGCCGTGACCCTGGCGGTCATTCCCCTGGTGCTGCTGTATTTGCCGGAATCCCTGGATTTCCTGATCGCCCGCCGCCCGGCGAACGCCCTGGCGCGCATCAATCGACTGGCCGCTCGCCTCGGCCAGCCGGCACTGCGCGAACTGCCCGTCGCCCTCTCTGCGCCGACTTCAGGCCGTGGGCGCCTGGCGCAGTTGCTCTCGCCTGATTCGCGGCGCACCACGCTGCTGATCTGGCTGTTGTTCTTCCTGGTGATGTTCGGTTTTTACTTCGTGATGAGCTGGACGCCCAAGCTGCTGGTCTCGGCAGGGCTGTCGGCACAGCAAGGCATCAGCGGCGGTGTGCTGCTGAGCGTCGGTGGTATCTTCGGCGCCGCGCTGATTGGCGGCCTCGCCTCACGCTGGCGGCTGACCCGGGTGCTGTCGCTGTTCATGCTGATCACCGCGGGGCTGTTGGTACTGTTCGTCGGCTCCGCTTCATCGGTAGCAATGGCACTCGGCCTGGGCCTGTTGATCGGGCTGTTCTCCAACGGTTGCGTGGCGGGTTTGTACGCACTGTCGCCGATTGTCTACGACGCTTCGGTGCGCACGACGGGGGTCGGTTGGGGCATCGGTATCGGGCGCATCGGCGCGATTCTTTCGCCGACCGTCGCCGGTCTGTTGCTGGACAGTGGCTGGCAACCCCTGCACCTGTATGGGGTGTTTGCCGTGGTTTTCGTCATCGCCGCCGCTGTGCTTTTGGCACTGCGGCCTGGTGCCCAACCACAGCCTGGCGCCCAACTCAGCCAGGCCTGA